In Pyricularia oryzae 70-15 chromosome 2, whole genome shotgun sequence, one genomic interval encodes:
- a CDS encoding glycerol-3-phosphate acyltransferase, translated as MVNGNDEGRDSAPDLRILGDSITLQPSGYVEPPAGARDAEKEEALMKHMARFRSEPLQFLREVSLYVSGTGWRAYDDFIGQPIFYPGFSEQMAAQVLSAPLLRSRIAELAEKRLANEEKEGWFRKGDSDYEVRRAHRRAELETWLQEVAEKWTDNMICKFESKMFIRSAYYMVTQLLTRAYHQGIHVSSEEVLRLRRVAQEAEKKKRSIIFLPCHRSHVDYVSLQLICYRLGLALPVVVAGDNLNFPLVGNFLQHAGAMWIRRSFGDDRLYTTLVQTYIDTLLQNGHNFECFIEGGRSRTGKLLSPKFGILNFIVDSVLSGRTEDAIICPVSTQYDKVIETEGYVTELLGQPKQKENLADFLTGGSSVLSLRLGRVDVRFHEPWSLRGFIDEQLSRQIGIPKTIGTDMTKEITPAVRQKLLRTLGYKVLSDINDVSVVMPTALIGTVLLTLRGRGCSKGELIRRVQWLTARVRSKGGRVAHFGNVSLDEVIERGLDVLGKDLVGTIDGLTEPVYYAVDRFQLSFYRNMTIHLFISEALISAAMYVRVKRGGGPEIQDISYTELHDHVLFLSSLFRGEFIFSGEGLTVSLEKTLKSLEAEGVIVLRRTADGVVDKVGLSDQERQAGRENYDFYCFLIWPFIESSWLAAVSLMGLAPPPGTNSDIWIEFAKALNSAQLLGKDLYHQGDLSYFEAVNKETLKNSYQRFEEEGIIQIVKSKDPKIPPRLRLSPDWTPQRDPATGALTPSGRLWDFTEKIASSRREGKNRRDGATVSTRVLRLTDLLGQRLYNDTISSEGKKGSAPARLTSEEKAALKKTVKMERKRRTLENRARL; from the exons ATGGTCAACGGAAACGACGAGGGTCGGGACTCCGCTCCCGACCTCAGGATTCTCGGCGACTCGATAACGCTCCAGCCCAGCGGATATGTCGAGCCGCCAGCGGGAGCGCGCGATgcggagaaggaggaggcccTTATGAAGCACATGGCACGCTTCCGATCTGAACCGCTCCA GTTCCTCCGCGAAGTATCCCTCTACGTGTCCGGCACCGGCTGGCGCGCCTACGATGACTTTATCGGCCAACCAATTTTCTACCCGGGATTCTCGGAACAGATGGCCGCGCAGGTCCTCTCGGCCCCGCTGCTCCGCTCGCGCATCGCCGAGCTCGCCGAGAAGCGGCTCGCCAACGAGGAAAAGGAGGGATGGTTCCGCAAGGGCGATTCGGACTACGAGGTCCGCCGAGCGCACAGGCGGGCCGAGCTCGAGACGTGGCTGCAGGAGGTTGCTGAGAAGTGGACCGACAACATGATCTGCAAGTTTGAGAGCAAGATGTTCATCCGAAGCGCCTACTACATGGTCACCCAGCTGCTCACGCGCGCCTACCACCAGGGTATTCACGTCTCCAGCGAGGAGGTTTTGAGGCTGAGGAGGGTGGCGCAGGAggcagaaaagaagaagcggaGCATAATCTTCCTACCCTGTCACCGCTCCCACGTCGACTATGTCTCCTTGCAGCTCATCTGCTACAGGCTCGGCCTTGCTCTTCCGGTCGTGGTTGCCGGCGACAACCTCAACTTTCCTTTGGTGGGGAACTTTCTACAGCACGCGGGCGCCATGTGGATCCGTCGGTCTTTTGGCGACGACCGACTGTATACCACGTTGGTGCAGACATATATCGACACGCTGCTGCAGAATGGCCACAACTTTGAGTGCTTCATCGAGGGTGGCCGGTCCCGTACTGGAAAACTGCTGTCGCCAAAGTTTGGCATTCTCAACTTTATTGTCGACAGTGTGCTCTCGGGGAGGACGGAGGACGCAATCATCTGCCCTGTCAGCACACAATATGACAAGGTCATCGAGACGGAAGGTTATGTCACAGAGCTTCTTGGCCAGCCCAAGCAAAAAGAGAACCTGGCAGATTTCTTGACTGGAGGCTCGTCGGTGTTGTCGCTCCGACTCGGCAGAGTAGACGTGCGATTCCACGAGCCTTGGAGTCTGCGTGGTTTCATCGACGAGCAGCTGTCGAGGCAAATTGGCATCCCTAAAACTATTGGCACAGACATGACCAAAGAAATCACCCCTGCGGTCAGGCAAAAACTACTCCGCACGCTCGGCTACAAGGTTCTGTCAGACATCAACGACGTCTCCGTTGTCATGCCCACTGCTCTTATTGGCACGGTGCTCTTGACTCTTCGAGGCCGTGGTTGCAGCAAAGGAGAGCTCATAAGGCGTGTTCAGTGGTTGACGGCACGTGTCAGGTCCAAGGGTGGTCGGGTGGCTCACTTTGGTAATGTCTCGCTGGATGAAGTCATCGAGCGTGGACTTGACGTGCTGGGCAAAGACCTTGTCGGAACGATCGACGGCCTTACGGAGCCCGTCTACTACGCCGTCGACCGCTTCCAGCTGTCTTTCTACCGCAACATGACCATCCATCTGTTCATATCCGAGGCCCTGATCAGTGCGGCCATGTACGTCCGCGTCAAGCGAGGCGGCGGCCCCGAGATCCAAGACATCTCGTATACAGAACTGCATGACCATGTGCTGTTCTTGTCATCGTTGTTCCGTGGCGAGTTCATCTTCTCGGGTGAGGGTTTGACGGTGAGCCTGGAAAAGACATTGAAGAGCCTGGAAGCTGAAGGCGTCATCGTGTTGCGACGGACGGCGGACGGTGTGGTGGACAAGGTTGGTCTCTCTGACCAGGAGAGGCAAGCTGGTCGTGAGAATTACGACTTTTATTGCTTTTTGATATGGCCATTTATCGAGTCAAGCTGGCTCGCGGCCGTTTCGCTGATGGGATTGGCGCCCCCACCTGGAACAAACTCGGACATCTGGATTGAGTTTGCCAAGGCGCTAAACAGCGCGCAGCTG CTTGGAAAGGACCTCTACCACCAAGGTGACCTGAGCTACTTTGAGGCGGTCAACAAGGAGACGCTCAAAAACTCGTACCAGCGTTTCGAGGAAGAAGGCATAATCCAGATCGTCAAGTCCAAAGACCCCAAGATTCCGCCGCGGCTCCGGCTCAGTCCGGACTGGACGCCGCAGCGCGACCCCGCGACGGGGGCCCTCACGCCTTCGGGTCGCCTCTGGGACTTTACAGAAAAGATCGCGTCTAGCAGGCGCGAGGGCAAGAACCGCCGCGACGGCGCCACGGTCAGCACCAGGGTCctcaggctgaccgacctcCTGGGCCAGAGGCTCTACAACGACACCATCAGCAGCGAGGGCAAGAAGGGATCCGCGCCGGCTCGGCTGACCAGCGAGGAGAAGGCGGCGCTCAAAAAGACTGTCAAGATGGAGAGGAAGCGTAGGACGCTGGAGAACAGGGCGCGGCTGTAG
- a CDS encoding ribonuclease P protein subunit p29, whose product MDQKTPTMSANAEAVTRNLLSRGHSPPSVDRLYAEKIQHRPLRLRANSPPPATTAREARRAARQQKTKDRAKQLRPKPLSARERRRLGLYRAPATGEARRYETFAPLHALWLGYIREVLGAGDLRGGGVNAAAKLTSADFHGAEVEVVRSSCPGRVGIKGIVVKDSRFVFEIITRKNVLKMVPKEGTIFRVEVPLADADGRSGKEDGSDKPGRDTANLPAGTNDGKFVFDIHGEQFQLRSIDRANKKFKAHFLPNL is encoded by the coding sequence ATGGATCAAAAGACCCCAACAATGTCAGCCAACGCCGAAGCGGTGACGCGCAACCTCCTCTCCCGCGGCCACTCGCCACCCTCGGTCGACCGCCTGTACGCCGAAAAGATCCAGCACCGCCCGCTCCGCCTGCGCGCCAACTCCCCACCCCCGGCCACCACCGCCCGCGAGGCCCGCCGCGCCGCGCGCCAGCAAAAGACCAAGGACCGCGCCAAGCAGCTCAGGCCGAAGCCGCTGTCGGCCCGGGAGAGGCGGCGGCTGGGGCTGTACCGGGCGCCGGCCACGGGCGAGGCGCGCAGGTACGAGACGTTTGCGCCGCTGCACGCGCTGTGGCTCGGCTACATCAGGGAGGTGCTGGGAGCTGGGGATCTGCGCGGCGGGGGCGTCAACGCCGCGGCCAAGCTGACCAGTGCGGACTTTCACGGGGCCGAGGTCGAGGTCGTGCGCAGCTCGTGTCCCGGCCGCGTGGGCATCAAGGGGATCGTGGTCAAGGATTCCAGGTTCGTGTTTGAGATCATCACGCGCAAGAACGTGCTCAAGATGGTGCCCAAGGAGGGTACGATATTCCGGGTAGAGGTGCCTCTCGCGGATGCGGATGGTAGGAGTGGCAAGGAGGACGGGTCGGACAAGCCAGGTCGGGACACTGCAAATCTGCCAGCGGGTACGAATGATGGCAAATTCGTCTTTGATATCCACGGCGAGCAGTTTCAGCTTCGGTCCATTGACAGGGCGAACAAGAAGTTCAAGGCACATTTCTTGCCGAATCTCTGA
- a CDS encoding pantoate-beta-alanine ligase: MSGRIIIAPLLSRQTLRLASRRTSIPTAPATTTTHRTTQPSRAQTRTMACKSSSPDQPAFEKIPSTPIRVLRTVPSVRRWRKPHMLDQQSVGLVPTMGALHSGHESLIRQAARENHHVVVSIYVNPAQFGLAEDLDSYPATWDADCALLRRLDRDLADDGGNLGRVTAVFAPTTQTMYPSGFPGQAPDSKGSFVTLTPVGELLEGRTRPTFFRGVATVCMKLFNIVQPTRVYFGQKDVQQTVVIRAMVRDFCLDTDVVIGPTVREPDGLALSSRNVYLGERRRRAATVLNRALCAAEAAYQAGGLARAEILGPAEAVARDTLAAQMALSPEERVVFEVDYISLADPDTMVEIDAVDPARGAVLSGAVKMLPVEAPQPGEDLGHSGGPAVRLIDNIILNPVQK, translated from the coding sequence aTGTCCGGCCGCATCATCATCGCACCGCTCCTCAGCCGCCAGACCCTACGCCTCGCATCACGGCGCACCTCCATCCCCACTGCCCCCGCGACCACAACAACCCACCGCACAACACAGCCCAGCCGGGCCCAAACCCGCACCATGGCCTGCAAGAGCTCCTCCCCCGACCAGCCGGCGTTCGAAAAGATCCCGTCCACGCCGATCCGCGTCCTCCGCACCGTCCCCTCGGTGCGCCGCTGGCGAAAGCCCCACATGCTGGACCAGCAGTCCGTCGGCCTGGTCCCGACCATGGGCGCGCTGCACTCGGGCCACGAGTCGCTGATCCGGCAGGCGGCGCGCGAGAACCACCACGTCGTCGTGTCCATCTACGTCAACCCGGCGCAGTTCGGCCTGGCCGAGGACCTCGACAGCTACCCTGCGACCTGGGACGCCGACTGCGCCCTGCTGCGCCGCCTGGACCgcgacctggccgacgacggcggcaACCTGGGCCGCGTCACCGCCGTCTTCGCCCCGACCACCCAGACCATGTACCCCTCGGGCTTCCCCGGCCAGGCCCCCGACTCAAAGGGCAGCTTCGTCACGCTGACGCCCGTCGGCGAGCTGCTCGAGGGCCGCACGCGCCCGACCTTTTTCCGCGGCGTCGCCACCGTCTGCATGAAGCTCTTCAACATCGTCCAGCCCACCCGCGTCTACTTTGGCCAAAAGGACGTCCAGCAGACCGTCGTCATCCGCGCCATGGTCCGCGACTTTTGCCTCGACACCGACGTCGTCATCGGCCCCACCGTCAGGGAGCCCGACGGCCTGGCCCTCAGCTCCAGGAACGTCTACCTCGGCGAGAGGCGGAGGCGCGCCGCCACGGTGCTGAACCGTGCGCTCTGTGCTGCAGAGGCCGCGTACCAGGCCGGCGGCCTGGCCAGGGCCGAGATACTGGGCCCGGCGGAGGCGGTGGCGCGGGATACGCTCGCGGCGCAGATGGCGCTGTCGCCCGAGGAGAGGGTGGTTTTCGAGGTCGACTACATCTCCCTGGCCGACCCGGACACCATGGTCGAGATTGACGCCGTCGACCCGGCCAGGGGAGCAGTGCTGAGCGGTGCCGTCAAGATGCTGCCCGTCGAGGCGCCGCAGCCGGGCGAGGACCTTGGTCACAGCGGCGGGCCGGCCGTGCGGCTGATTGACAATATAATTCTGAATCCTGTACAAAAATAA